From Desulforegula conservatrix Mb1Pa:
ATAAATCCTTCGTCCTTGCGGCAGACGCCTGTTAATCTCTTTAATCCTCTCATCTGGCCACATCCTGTTGTGTTCTGTTATGACAATGCCATTTAGAACTTTTTTATCCATGGTGTCGGGAATAGTTTCCGGATTGTGCAGCTCGGCGCAGGCTGAACCGAAAGCTGTATGCACGTGCAGATCAATTCTGACCTGCGCCGAATGTCCAGGCTTGTATATAGTTTCTTTTAACATGATTCTTTAATCCGCATCTCTTCCTGAGAAGAGAGATGTTTAAGATGATAAATCCTATTCCCTGCATGCTTCAACAGAAACCGTTGCCTTGAGACTTAGTCAAGCTTATCTGAAATGCTCGGCAATTTCCATTATGATGGTTTCAAGCCTCATTTTTGACATTGCGACATTCCCTTCCTTGTCTATGACAATAACTACATGAACATGAGCTCTTCCTGCTGCCGTGACAGCATAATCTGTGGACTCATTCAGACAACGCGTAAAAATATGAGCTTTGGGCGCCTCAATATGTACAAGCTGACCTCTGCCTACACCCATAATTTCCGTCGCCTTCTGAGCTTTCAGCAAGACATCGTTTGCAAGGGCTCCAAGTTCTGCCAGGTTTACTCCGGCTATATTTAATTCCGTTACAAGCTCCCCATGTGGAGAAAAAGCGCCCGCAGCCATAAAACCGTCAACGGCCTTGAATTTGTCCAATGATTCTTTGATACTGGCCATGTTGTTAACTCCTTTTATTATGGGATTCCGGTTATAATCATGATCACCTTGCAGATGATCATCCTTTAAAGTGTTTTCCAGGTTTTCTTCACATTCATTTATTTGATTTACGGTCGCCTGTTCCCGTATCTCCGCAGCCCTGCGTTCGTCCATCCTCTGCATGCCTTCCATGAGAATCTGCATGAGATTTGAATGAATGATCCGTTTAATTTTTTTTTGGGGAATTTTTTTGAAACCTATTTGAATATCCTGATATTCCAGAAGATCATATATTGCATCCACTCCTTTCACGCCTGAAAACACGGCATTTATCAGTTCTCCTCCCTCGAAATAAACATGGCCGATTTTTTCCTGTACCTTAACTTCAAGAAGGCAGGTCTTACGTTCGGAATGAATCAGCTGCATGAAACTTGAAAGAGAAATGCCAAATGAGCATTCATGTGAGTTATTGCGTACTGTTTCGATTATTGTTTTTGCAAAATCATTGAAATTGACTGGTTTTTCAAAAATTGTCATGGTTCGTTCAGGATTAAGCCTGCTTTCAATTTCCGGAGTGTTGAAAGCAGTCATGACCATCGCCGGAAG
This genomic window contains:
- a CDS encoding response regulator, whose product is MKTVLIIDDENSLLFSMKKGFEPFSDELNIITAENGIEAIKILGSKEVDLVVTDLKMPEMDGFEVLAHISEYYPGLPAMVMTAFNTPEIESRLNPERTMTIFEKPVNFNDFAKTIIETVRNNSHECSFGISLSSFMQLIHSERKTCLLEVKVQEKIGHVYFEGGELINAVFSGVKGVDAIYDLLEYQDIQIGFKKIPQKKIKRIIHSNLMQILMEGMQRMDERRAAEIREQATVNQINECEENLENTLKDDHLQGDHDYNRNPIIKGVNNMASIKESLDKFKAVDGFMAAGAFSPHGELVTELNIAGVNLAELGALANDVLLKAQKATEIMGVGRGQLVHIEAPKAHIFTRCLNESTDYAVTAAGRAHVHVVIVIDKEGNVAMSKMRLETIIMEIAEHFR